Proteins encoded in a region of the Acipenser ruthenus chromosome 43, fAciRut3.2 maternal haplotype, whole genome shotgun sequence genome:
- the LOC117967746 gene encoding leucine repeat adapter protein 25-like: MNGFQSSPQDGPAGSTCSIEGLPPLPKGLSGILNSSGGSWRDIEKVYSKKTRIQDDLSKSRHSSTDKLGRDKPANLDAALAILRKEMVGLRQLDMSLLCQLWSLYESVQEYKGAFQDLSSSLMSEGSFTTENGFSEDEEEDEDFSPPPGTPLSLPQPAHNSRDQWIQESFHIPL, from the exons ATGAACGGGTTCCAGTCCAGTCCGCAGGACGGCCCGGCCGGGTCTACTTGCTCGATTGAGGGTCTCCCCCCGCTCCCCAAAGGGCTCAGCGGCATCCTGAACTCGAGCGGCGGCTCCTGGCGCGACATTGAGAAGGTCTACAGCAAGAAAACTCGCATCCAGGACGACCTGAGCAAGTCCCGGCACAGCAGCACCGACAAACTGGGCAGGGACAAGCCGGCCAACCTCGACGCAGCCCTCGCCATTCTACGAAAAGAAATG GTGGGTCTGAGACAGCTGGACATGTCCCTACTGTGCCAGCTGTGGTCCCTGTACGAGTCCGTCCAGGAGTACAAGGGGGCTTTCCAGGACCTGTCCTCCTCCCTGATGTCTGAGGGCTCCTTCACCACCGAGAACGGCTTCTCTGAGGACGAGGAAGAGGACGAGGACTTCAGCCCCCCGCCCGGGACCCCCCTCAGCCTGCCCCAGCCCGCACACAACTCCCGGGACCAGTGGATACAGGAATCCTTCCACATCCCTCTGTAG